One window from the genome of Ictidomys tridecemlineatus isolate mIctTri1 chromosome 12, mIctTri1.hap1, whole genome shotgun sequence encodes:
- the Etaa1 gene encoding ewing's tumor-associated antigen 1 isoform X4: MLGMWIGAAAIPCTPNVAKEKSRVKVSRTKLKTQYREKELMKLAEQFDKNMEELDVAQEQNKRNHDFIQEISKAETSRSFNDYVQMHPLHDVVPIIDNAIIKKPVKGNTRISVANDQSSSQKPFDQNAEAAFNALFDDSTQKCSGQLSQDLADAFLNTRKNALKEEKIIINGTLVTEKLPGKTQDSLYPQVDPPILTKSCVTPYSKEPEASSKPIGTFTTSDLEDDWEKLLSNEPFVMQNVEAELFPSKTAQVTDHKGIYSFTSEYGGNTSRTNKSLDAKLGDSEVLQDLPSKTHNRELIDAGKYRFSSNPNDKSSKLSSTRNKMKSSSKIVSQDKTQDCAVTSNLTKVKEDICINYTSNVNNSEKKSALNTEHSIEQKNKPIFDQSFKAPVNIDPFGSSTLDCETVVNKPDQTNASKLGSFFDDWNDPSLANEIFETCHRLETSWEADNVDDDLLYQACDDIERLTQQQDILKDNKTSESILEINDSSKHGSKNISTTSKQGSQLAQSNHLNLGSITVQTSSLTVGTQINKSVKMEKREMSGNSSEFWGTTTNLTTYSKNSNCQMNNLHVYRNNSDVLMQMPSSKSVFAGSSSLNVNSNYVSPVIASNKKKLITQQLFHRPQTDEAQSEFNKAVRFSKYTFAKTKNPQILCQLNQNCIETSMSTTKISQDLEKKKTVNSIPREANQQMSLVKISESLKQSSKEEEEKNRKYSPEEIQRKRQEALVRRMAKAQASSVNSAPT; encoded by the exons ATGCTGGGCATGTGGATTGGTGCAGCTGCTATTCCTTGTACTCCCAATGTAGcgaaagaaaaatcaagagtaaAAGTTAGCCGTACAAA gTTAAAAACACAATATCGAGAAAAAGAACTTATGAAATTGGCTGaacaatttgataaaaatatggaAGAGCTAGATGTGGCTCAAGAGCAAAACAAGAGGAATCATGATTTTATCCAGGAGATTTCAAAAGCAGAGACTTCACGTAGTTTTAATGATTATGTACAGATGCATCCCTTACATGATGTAGTTCCAATTATAGATAATGCCATAATAAAGAAGCCAGTGAAAGGAAACACCAGAATATCTGTGGCAAATGATCAAAGCAGTAGTCAGAAGCCATTTGACCAAAATGCTGAAGCAGCCTTTAATGCCCTTTTTGATGATTCTACCCAGAAATGTAGTGGTCAGTTAAGCCAAGATCTGGCAGATGCTTTTTTGAACACTAgaaaaaatgctttgaaagaGGAGAAAATCATTATTAATGGTACTCTGGTCACTGAAAAACTGCCAGGTAAAACCCAAGATTCACTTTATCCACAGGTAGATCCTCCCATACTGACAAAATCATGTGTGACTCCGTATAGTAAAGAGCCAGAAGCTTCTAGTAAGCCCATTGGTACATTTACCACCAGTGACTTGGAGGACGATTGGGAAAAATTACTAAGTAATGAACCTTTTGTTATGCAAAATGTTGAAGCTGAACTTTTTCCTTCTAAAACTGCCCAGGTTACTGATCATAAGGGAATTTATAGCTTTACTAGTGAATATGGTGGAAATACatcaagaacaaataaaagtcTAGATGCCAAGTTAGGAGATTCAGAAGTATTACAAGATTTACCTTCAAAAACACATAACAGAGAACTAATAGATGCTGGAAAATACAGATTTTCATCAAATCCAAATGATAAATCAAGCAAATTATCTTCcactagaaataaaatgaaatcttcaAGTAAAATTGTTAGTCAAGACAAAACTCAAGATTGTGCAGTTACATCTAATCTGACAAAAGTAAAAGAAGATATCTGTATCAATTATACTTCTAACGTAAAtaattctgaaaagaagtctgCTTTGAACACAGAACATTCTATTGAACAAAAAAATAAGCCCATTTTTGATCAATCTTTCAAAGCACCTGTTAATATTGATCCCTTTGGCTCTTCAACTTTGGACTGTGAAACAGTTGTTAATAAACCAGATCAAACTAATGCATCAAAGTTAGGTTCTTTCTTTGATGATTGGAATGATCCATCACTTGCCAATGAAATTTTTGAAACATGTCATCGATTAGAGACTTCTTGGGAAGCAGATAATGTAGATGATGATTTGTTGTATCAAGCATGTGATGATATTGAAAGACTAACTCAGCAGCAGGACATTTTAAAGGACAATAAAACATCAGAAAGTATACTTGAGATCAATGATAGTTCCAAACATGGATCAAAAAATATATCTACTACATCTAAACAAGGAAGTCAGTTGGCACAATCAAATCATTTGAATCTGGGCAGCATTACAGTACAGACGTCTTCCTTGACAGTTGgcacacaaataaataagtcagtgaagatggagaaaagggaaatgagTGGAAATTCTTCAGAATTTTGGGGTACTACAACAAACTTGACTACGTACTCTAAAAACTCAAATTGTCAGATGAATAATCTGCATGTGTATAGGAATAACAGTGATGTTCTAATGCAAATGCCCAGTTCTAAATCAGTTTTTGCAGGAAGTTCAAGTCTGAATGTGAATTCAAATTATGTGAGCCCAGTAATTGCTAGTAATAAGAAGAAACTGATTACCCAGCAACTTTTCCATAGGCCCCAAACAGATGAAGCACAAAGTGAGTTTAACAAAGCAGTTAGATTTTCAAAGTATACTTTTGCAAAGACAAAAAATCCTCAGATTCTTTGTCAGCTTAATCAAAATTGTATAGAAACAAGTATGTCTACTACCAAAATTTCacaagatttggagaaaaagaaaactgtgaaTTCAATACCTAGGGAAGCTAATCAGCAGATGTCCTTGGTGAAAATTTCTGAATCTTTGAAACAATCTTCAAAAG aggaagaagaaaaaaataggaaatattcccctgaagaaattcagagaaaaagaCAAGAAGCACTGGTTCGAAGAATGGCCAAAGCACAGGCATCATCTGTAAATTCAGCTCCCACTTAA
- the Etaa1 gene encoding ewing's tumor-associated antigen 1 isoform X2 produces MDLFSCTFSSPNDPDGQNDIFWDQNSPMTKQLGKGRKKKIYTTGSDEISDIVNRIAPQDEKKPTTNSMLGMWIGAAAIPCTPNVAKEKSRVKVSRTKLKTQYREKELMKLAEQFDKNMEELDVAQEQNKRNHDFIQEISKAETSRSFNDYVQMHPLHDVVPIIDNAIIKKPVKGNTRISVANDQSSSQKPFDQNAEAAFNALFDDSTQKCSGQLSQDLADAFLNTRKNALKEEKIIINGTLVTEKLPGKTQDSLYPQVDPPILTKSCVTPYSKEPEASSKPIGTFTTSDLEDDWEKLLSNEPFVMQNVEAELFPSKTAQVTDHKGIYSFTSEYGGNTSRTNKSLDAKLGDSEVLQDLPSKTHNRELIDAGKYRFSSNPNDKSSKLSSTRNKMKSSSKIVSQDKTQDCAVTSNLTKVKEDICINYTSNVNNSEKKSALNTEHSIEQKNKPIFDQSFKAPVNIDPFGSSTLDCETVVNKPDQTNASKLGSFFDDWNDPSLANEIFETCHRLETSWEADNVDDDLLYQACDDIERLTQQQDILKDNKTSESILEINDSSKHGSKNISTTSKQGSQLAQSNHLNLGSITVQTSSLTVGTQINKSVKMEKREMSGNSSEFWGTTTNLTTYSKNSNCQMNNLHVYRNNSDVLMQMPSSKSVFAGSSSLNVNSNYVSPVIASNKKKLITQQLFHRPQTDEAQSEFNKAVRFSKYTFAKTKNPQILCQLNQNCIETSMSTTKISQDLEKKKTVNSIPREANQQMSLVKISESLKQSSKEEEEKNRKYSPEEIQRKRQEALVRRMAKAQASSVNSAPT; encoded by the exons GATGAGAAGAAGCCAACAACAAATTCCATGCTGGGCATGTGGATTGGTGCAGCTGCTATTCCTTGTACTCCCAATGTAGcgaaagaaaaatcaagagtaaAAGTTAGCCGTACAAA gTTAAAAACACAATATCGAGAAAAAGAACTTATGAAATTGGCTGaacaatttgataaaaatatggaAGAGCTAGATGTGGCTCAAGAGCAAAACAAGAGGAATCATGATTTTATCCAGGAGATTTCAAAAGCAGAGACTTCACGTAGTTTTAATGATTATGTACAGATGCATCCCTTACATGATGTAGTTCCAATTATAGATAATGCCATAATAAAGAAGCCAGTGAAAGGAAACACCAGAATATCTGTGGCAAATGATCAAAGCAGTAGTCAGAAGCCATTTGACCAAAATGCTGAAGCAGCCTTTAATGCCCTTTTTGATGATTCTACCCAGAAATGTAGTGGTCAGTTAAGCCAAGATCTGGCAGATGCTTTTTTGAACACTAgaaaaaatgctttgaaagaGGAGAAAATCATTATTAATGGTACTCTGGTCACTGAAAAACTGCCAGGTAAAACCCAAGATTCACTTTATCCACAGGTAGATCCTCCCATACTGACAAAATCATGTGTGACTCCGTATAGTAAAGAGCCAGAAGCTTCTAGTAAGCCCATTGGTACATTTACCACCAGTGACTTGGAGGACGATTGGGAAAAATTACTAAGTAATGAACCTTTTGTTATGCAAAATGTTGAAGCTGAACTTTTTCCTTCTAAAACTGCCCAGGTTACTGATCATAAGGGAATTTATAGCTTTACTAGTGAATATGGTGGAAATACatcaagaacaaataaaagtcTAGATGCCAAGTTAGGAGATTCAGAAGTATTACAAGATTTACCTTCAAAAACACATAACAGAGAACTAATAGATGCTGGAAAATACAGATTTTCATCAAATCCAAATGATAAATCAAGCAAATTATCTTCcactagaaataaaatgaaatcttcaAGTAAAATTGTTAGTCAAGACAAAACTCAAGATTGTGCAGTTACATCTAATCTGACAAAAGTAAAAGAAGATATCTGTATCAATTATACTTCTAACGTAAAtaattctgaaaagaagtctgCTTTGAACACAGAACATTCTATTGAACAAAAAAATAAGCCCATTTTTGATCAATCTTTCAAAGCACCTGTTAATATTGATCCCTTTGGCTCTTCAACTTTGGACTGTGAAACAGTTGTTAATAAACCAGATCAAACTAATGCATCAAAGTTAGGTTCTTTCTTTGATGATTGGAATGATCCATCACTTGCCAATGAAATTTTTGAAACATGTCATCGATTAGAGACTTCTTGGGAAGCAGATAATGTAGATGATGATTTGTTGTATCAAGCATGTGATGATATTGAAAGACTAACTCAGCAGCAGGACATTTTAAAGGACAATAAAACATCAGAAAGTATACTTGAGATCAATGATAGTTCCAAACATGGATCAAAAAATATATCTACTACATCTAAACAAGGAAGTCAGTTGGCACAATCAAATCATTTGAATCTGGGCAGCATTACAGTACAGACGTCTTCCTTGACAGTTGgcacacaaataaataagtcagtgaagatggagaaaagggaaatgagTGGAAATTCTTCAGAATTTTGGGGTACTACAACAAACTTGACTACGTACTCTAAAAACTCAAATTGTCAGATGAATAATCTGCATGTGTATAGGAATAACAGTGATGTTCTAATGCAAATGCCCAGTTCTAAATCAGTTTTTGCAGGAAGTTCAAGTCTGAATGTGAATTCAAATTATGTGAGCCCAGTAATTGCTAGTAATAAGAAGAAACTGATTACCCAGCAACTTTTCCATAGGCCCCAAACAGATGAAGCACAAAGTGAGTTTAACAAAGCAGTTAGATTTTCAAAGTATACTTTTGCAAAGACAAAAAATCCTCAGATTCTTTGTCAGCTTAATCAAAATTGTATAGAAACAAGTATGTCTACTACCAAAATTTCacaagatttggagaaaaagaaaactgtgaaTTCAATACCTAGGGAAGCTAATCAGCAGATGTCCTTGGTGAAAATTTCTGAATCTTTGAAACAATCTTCAAAAG aggaagaagaaaaaaataggaaatattcccctgaagaaattcagagaaaaagaCAAGAAGCACTGGTTCGAAGAATGGCCAAAGCACAGGCATCATCTGTAAATTCAGCTCCCACTTAA
- the Etaa1 gene encoding ewing's tumor-associated antigen 1 isoform X3, protein MTKQLGKGRKKKIYTTGSDEISDIVNRIAPQDEKKPTTNSMLGMWIGAAAIPCTPNVAKEKSRVKVSRTKLKTQYREKELMKLAEQFDKNMEELDVAQEQNKRNHDFIQEISKAETSRSFNDYVQMHPLHDVVPIIDNAIIKKPVKGNTRISVANDQSSSQKPFDQNAEAAFNALFDDSTQKCSGQLSQDLADAFLNTRKNALKEEKIIINGTLVTEKLPGKTQDSLYPQVDPPILTKSCVTPYSKEPEASSKPIGTFTTSDLEDDWEKLLSNEPFVMQNVEAELFPSKTAQVTDHKGIYSFTSEYGGNTSRTNKSLDAKLGDSEVLQDLPSKTHNRELIDAGKYRFSSNPNDKSSKLSSTRNKMKSSSKIVSQDKTQDCAVTSNLTKVKEDICINYTSNVNNSEKKSALNTEHSIEQKNKPIFDQSFKAPVNIDPFGSSTLDCETVVNKPDQTNASKLGSFFDDWNDPSLANEIFETCHRLETSWEADNVDDDLLYQACDDIERLTQQQDILKDNKTSESILEINDSSKHGSKNISTTSKQGSQLAQSNHLNLGSITVQTSSLTVGTQINKSVKMEKREMSGNSSEFWGTTTNLTTYSKNSNCQMNNLHVYRNNSDVLMQMPSSKSVFAGSSSLNVNSNYVSPVIASNKKKLITQQLFHRPQTDEAQSEFNKAVRFSKYTFAKTKNPQILCQLNQNCIETSMSTTKISQDLEKKKTVNSIPREANQQMSLVKISESLKQSSKEEEEKNRKYSPEEIQRKRQEALVRRMAKAQASSVNSAPT, encoded by the exons GATGAGAAGAAGCCAACAACAAATTCCATGCTGGGCATGTGGATTGGTGCAGCTGCTATTCCTTGTACTCCCAATGTAGcgaaagaaaaatcaagagtaaAAGTTAGCCGTACAAA gTTAAAAACACAATATCGAGAAAAAGAACTTATGAAATTGGCTGaacaatttgataaaaatatggaAGAGCTAGATGTGGCTCAAGAGCAAAACAAGAGGAATCATGATTTTATCCAGGAGATTTCAAAAGCAGAGACTTCACGTAGTTTTAATGATTATGTACAGATGCATCCCTTACATGATGTAGTTCCAATTATAGATAATGCCATAATAAAGAAGCCAGTGAAAGGAAACACCAGAATATCTGTGGCAAATGATCAAAGCAGTAGTCAGAAGCCATTTGACCAAAATGCTGAAGCAGCCTTTAATGCCCTTTTTGATGATTCTACCCAGAAATGTAGTGGTCAGTTAAGCCAAGATCTGGCAGATGCTTTTTTGAACACTAgaaaaaatgctttgaaagaGGAGAAAATCATTATTAATGGTACTCTGGTCACTGAAAAACTGCCAGGTAAAACCCAAGATTCACTTTATCCACAGGTAGATCCTCCCATACTGACAAAATCATGTGTGACTCCGTATAGTAAAGAGCCAGAAGCTTCTAGTAAGCCCATTGGTACATTTACCACCAGTGACTTGGAGGACGATTGGGAAAAATTACTAAGTAATGAACCTTTTGTTATGCAAAATGTTGAAGCTGAACTTTTTCCTTCTAAAACTGCCCAGGTTACTGATCATAAGGGAATTTATAGCTTTACTAGTGAATATGGTGGAAATACatcaagaacaaataaaagtcTAGATGCCAAGTTAGGAGATTCAGAAGTATTACAAGATTTACCTTCAAAAACACATAACAGAGAACTAATAGATGCTGGAAAATACAGATTTTCATCAAATCCAAATGATAAATCAAGCAAATTATCTTCcactagaaataaaatgaaatcttcaAGTAAAATTGTTAGTCAAGACAAAACTCAAGATTGTGCAGTTACATCTAATCTGACAAAAGTAAAAGAAGATATCTGTATCAATTATACTTCTAACGTAAAtaattctgaaaagaagtctgCTTTGAACACAGAACATTCTATTGAACAAAAAAATAAGCCCATTTTTGATCAATCTTTCAAAGCACCTGTTAATATTGATCCCTTTGGCTCTTCAACTTTGGACTGTGAAACAGTTGTTAATAAACCAGATCAAACTAATGCATCAAAGTTAGGTTCTTTCTTTGATGATTGGAATGATCCATCACTTGCCAATGAAATTTTTGAAACATGTCATCGATTAGAGACTTCTTGGGAAGCAGATAATGTAGATGATGATTTGTTGTATCAAGCATGTGATGATATTGAAAGACTAACTCAGCAGCAGGACATTTTAAAGGACAATAAAACATCAGAAAGTATACTTGAGATCAATGATAGTTCCAAACATGGATCAAAAAATATATCTACTACATCTAAACAAGGAAGTCAGTTGGCACAATCAAATCATTTGAATCTGGGCAGCATTACAGTACAGACGTCTTCCTTGACAGTTGgcacacaaataaataagtcagtgaagatggagaaaagggaaatgagTGGAAATTCTTCAGAATTTTGGGGTACTACAACAAACTTGACTACGTACTCTAAAAACTCAAATTGTCAGATGAATAATCTGCATGTGTATAGGAATAACAGTGATGTTCTAATGCAAATGCCCAGTTCTAAATCAGTTTTTGCAGGAAGTTCAAGTCTGAATGTGAATTCAAATTATGTGAGCCCAGTAATTGCTAGTAATAAGAAGAAACTGATTACCCAGCAACTTTTCCATAGGCCCCAAACAGATGAAGCACAAAGTGAGTTTAACAAAGCAGTTAGATTTTCAAAGTATACTTTTGCAAAGACAAAAAATCCTCAGATTCTTTGTCAGCTTAATCAAAATTGTATAGAAACAAGTATGTCTACTACCAAAATTTCacaagatttggagaaaaagaaaactgtgaaTTCAATACCTAGGGAAGCTAATCAGCAGATGTCCTTGGTGAAAATTTCTGAATCTTTGAAACAATCTTCAAAAG aggaagaagaaaaaaataggaaatattcccctgaagaaattcagagaaaaagaCAAGAAGCACTGGTTCGAAGAATGGCCAAAGCACAGGCATCATCTGTAAATTCAGCTCCCACTTAA